A region from the Citrobacter telavivensis genome encodes:
- the hflD gene encoding high frequency lysogenization protein HflD: MAKNYYDITLALAGICQSARLVQQLAHQGHCDADALHVSLNSVIDMNPSSTLGVFGGSEANLRLGLETLLGVLNASSRQGLNAELTRYTLSLMVLERKLTAAKGALDTLGERINGLQRQLDHFDLQSETLMSAMAGIYVDVISPLGPRIQVTGSPAVLQSPQVQAKVRASLLAGIRAAVLWHQVGGGRLQLMFSRNRLTTQAKQILAHLTPEL; the protein is encoded by the coding sequence GTGGCAAAGAATTATTATGACATCACCCTCGCACTGGCTGGAATCTGCCAGTCAGCACGCCTGGTGCAACAACTGGCGCACCAGGGACATTGTGATGCCGATGCGCTCCACGTCTCACTGAACAGCGTTATCGATATGAACCCCAGCTCAACGCTGGGCGTGTTCGGCGGCAGCGAGGCCAATCTGCGCCTCGGTCTGGAAACCCTGCTCGGCGTGCTGAATGCCAGCAGCCGTCAGGGGCTGAATGCGGAACTGACTCGCTATACGCTTAGCCTGATGGTGCTCGAGCGTAAACTCACCGCCGCCAAAGGCGCGCTCGATACGTTGGGCGAGCGGATCAACGGCCTGCAACGCCAGCTCGATCACTTTGATCTGCAGTCTGAAACGCTGATGAGTGCGATGGCCGGTATCTATGTCGATGTTATCAGCCCGCTGGGTCCGCGCATTCAGGTGACCGGTTCCCCTGCCGTGTTGCAAAGCCCGCAGGTACAGGCCAAAGTTCGCGCTTCGCTTCTGGCCGGCATTCGCGCCGCCGTGCTCTGGCATCAGGTCGGCGGGGGCCGTCTACAGTTAATGTTTTCTCGTAATCGCCTGACGACTCAGGCAAAACAAATTCTTGCTCATTTAACCCCGGAGTTGTGA
- the purB gene encoding adenylosuccinate lyase, protein MELSSLTAVSPVDGRYGDKVSALRGIFSEYGLLKYRVQVEVRWLQKLAAHAAIKEVPAFAADAIGFLDAIVANFNEEDAARIKTIERTTNHDVKAVEYFLKEKVANVPELHAVSEFIHFACTSEDINNLSHALMLKTARDEVVLPYWRQLIDAVKDLSVQYRDIPLLSRTHGQPATPSTLGKEMANVAYRMERQFRQLNQVEILGKINGAVGNYNAHIAAYPEVDWHQFSEEFVTSLGIQWNPYTTQIEPHDYIAELFDCIARFNTILIDFDRDVWGYIALNHFKQKTIAGEIGSSTMPHKVNPIDFENSEGNLGLSNAVLQHLASKLPVSRWQRDLTDSTVLRNLGVGIGYALIAYQSTLKGVSKLEVNRDRLLDELDHNWEVLAEPIQTVMRRYGIEKPYEKLKELTRGKRVDAEGMKQFIDSLPLPDDEKIRLKAMTPANYIGRAITMVDELK, encoded by the coding sequence ATGGAATTATCCTCACTGACCGCCGTTTCCCCTGTCGATGGACGCTACGGCGATAAAGTCAGCGCGCTGCGCGGGATTTTCAGCGAATATGGTTTGCTGAAATACCGTGTACAAGTAGAAGTACGCTGGCTGCAAAAACTGGCCGCGCACGCAGCGATCAAGGAAGTTCCTGCTTTTGCTGCCGACGCAATCGGTTTCCTCGATGCTATCGTCGCGAACTTCAATGAAGAAGATGCGGCGCGTATTAAAACCATCGAGCGCACCACTAACCACGACGTCAAGGCGGTCGAGTATTTTCTGAAAGAGAAAGTGGCGAATGTCCCGGAACTGCATGCGGTGTCCGAATTCATTCACTTCGCCTGTACCTCTGAAGACATCAACAACCTGTCTCACGCGCTGATGCTGAAAACCGCCCGTGATGAAGTGGTGCTGCCTTACTGGCGTCAACTGATTGACGCGGTCAAAGATCTGTCCGTGCAGTATCGCGATATTCCCCTGCTCTCCCGCACCCACGGCCAGCCGGCTACGCCGTCAACCCTGGGCAAAGAGATGGCTAACGTGGCTTATCGTATGGAACGTCAGTTCCGCCAGCTTAACCAGGTGGAAATCCTCGGCAAAATCAACGGTGCCGTCGGTAACTATAACGCCCACATTGCCGCTTATCCGGAAGTGGACTGGCATCAGTTCAGCGAAGAGTTCGTCACTTCGCTGGGTATTCAGTGGAACCCGTACACCACGCAGATTGAGCCGCACGACTACATTGCTGAACTGTTTGACTGTATCGCCCGCTTTAACACCATTTTGATCGACTTCGATCGCGACGTCTGGGGTTACATCGCGCTGAACCACTTCAAGCAGAAAACCATCGCCGGTGAAATTGGCTCTTCCACCATGCCGCACAAAGTGAACCCAATCGACTTCGAAAACTCCGAAGGCAACCTGGGCCTGTCTAATGCGGTGCTTCAACATCTGGCGAGCAAACTGCCGGTTTCCCGCTGGCAGCGCGATCTGACCGACTCCACCGTTCTGCGTAACCTGGGCGTGGGTATCGGCTATGCGCTGATCGCCTACCAGTCCACCCTGAAAGGGGTGAGCAAGCTGGAAGTAAACCGCGACCGTCTGTTGGACGAGCTGGATCACAACTGGGAAGTACTGGCCGAGCCGATCCAGACCGTGATGCGTCGTTACGGCATTGAAAAACCGTACGAGAAGCTGAAAGAGTTAACCCGTGGTAAGCGCGTCGACGCTGAAGGTATGAAGCAATTTATCGACAGCCTGCCGCTGCCGGACGACGAGAAAATCCGCCTGAAAGCCATGACCCCGGCCAACTATATTGGTCGTGCGATCACTATGGTTGACGAGCTGAAATAA
- the lpxP gene encoding kdo(2)-lipid IV(A) palmitoleoyltransferase, with amino-acid sequence MAQTFTHNLLHPRYWLTWSGLGLLWLLVQLPYPVLHILGSGLGKISIPFLKRREGIAIRNIELCFPGMTPFARSQMVNKNFVSLGLGLMETGMAWFWSDARVKKWFDVEGLENLTSATRGVLVVGIHFMSLELCGRVMGLCHPMMATYRPHNNPLMEWVQTKGRMRSNKTMINRRNLSGYVHALKAGEAVWFAPDQDYGSKGSVFAPFFSVKKAATTNGTYALSKLAGAHLITLSMFRRSDKKGYHMYISNPLSGYPGEDKVAAAAYMNKIIECEILRVPEQYLWMHRRFKTRPEGEVIFIQMNHSTCHEP; translated from the coding sequence ATGGCACAGACTTTTACTCATAATTTACTTCATCCCCGCTACTGGCTTACCTGGTCTGGTTTGGGTCTGCTGTGGCTTCTCGTTCAACTTCCTTACCCGGTTTTACATATTCTGGGCTCTGGCCTTGGAAAAATATCCATACCCTTTCTGAAACGCCGGGAAGGAATTGCGATTAGAAATATCGAACTCTGCTTTCCAGGGATGACACCGTTTGCCCGGAGCCAGATGGTCAATAAAAACTTTGTTTCTCTCGGGCTGGGACTGATGGAAACAGGAATGGCCTGGTTCTGGAGCGATGCGAGAGTCAAAAAATGGTTTGATGTCGAAGGGCTTGAAAACCTGACCAGTGCGACCAGAGGAGTATTGGTTGTCGGGATTCATTTTATGTCCCTTGAATTGTGTGGAAGAGTAATGGGTTTATGTCATCCTATGATGGCAACGTATCGCCCACACAATAATCCATTAATGGAATGGGTACAGACAAAAGGGCGTATGCGTTCAAATAAGACTATGATTAATCGACGTAATTTATCTGGTTATGTTCATGCGCTGAAGGCCGGGGAAGCCGTATGGTTTGCACCAGATCAGGATTATGGGTCTAAGGGAAGCGTTTTTGCACCTTTTTTCTCGGTAAAAAAAGCAGCCACGACGAACGGAACGTATGCTCTGTCAAAACTCGCTGGTGCACACTTGATCACACTTAGCATGTTTCGTCGTAGCGATAAAAAAGGTTATCACATGTATATCAGCAATCCGTTGTCAGGCTATCCAGGGGAAGACAAGGTCGCCGCAGCGGCTTATATGAACAAGATCATCGAGTGTGAAATTCTCCGTGTCCCTGAGCAATACCTGTGGATGCATCGCAGGTTCAAAACGCGTCCTGAAGGCGAAGTCATCTTTATACAAATGAATCACTCTACTTGTCATGAGCCATAA